A part of Aegilops tauschii subsp. strangulata cultivar AL8/78 chromosome 2, Aet v6.0, whole genome shotgun sequence genomic DNA contains:
- the LOC109771040 gene encoding transcription factor ILI1 — MSSSSRRSRTRSAGSSPSISEDQISELLSKLQALLPESQARNGAHRGSAARVLQETCSYIRSLHREVDDLSETLAALLASDAVTAEQAAVIRSLLM, encoded by the exons ATGTCGTCGAGCAGCCGAAGGTCACGCACGCGGAGCGCCGGGAGCTCGCCGTCGATCTCGGAGGACCAGATCTCCGAGCTGCTGTCCAAGCTGCAGGCGCTGCTCCCGGAGTCCCAAGCTCGCAATGGCGCTCACAGA GGTTCGGCGGCGAGGGTGCTGCAGGAGACTTGCAGCTACATCCGGAGCCTGCACCGGGAGGTGGACGACCTCAGCGAGACCCTCGCCGCGCTGCTCGCCTCCGACGCCGTCACCGCCGAGCAGGCCGCCGTCATCAGGAGCCTCCTCATGTGA